The segment ATTCGGTAAGTCCATAGGTGTCTCATGTAAGACCAGGGCATCTCACAATGCTGCTAGGTAGCACCGGCGCCTGTGGTAGCACCAGGGTGTGCTATGGTAGTACCAGGGTGTGTTATGGTAATACCTAGGTGTGCTATGGTAGTTCCAGGGTGTGCTATGGTAGTTCCAGGGTGTGTTATGGTAGTACCTAGGTGTGCTATGGTAGTACCTAGGTGTGCTATGGTAGCACCAGGGTGTGCTGTGGTAGCACCAGGGTGTGCTATGGTAGTACCAGGGTGTGTTATGGTAGTACCAGGGTGTGCTATGGTAGTTCCAGGGTGTGCTATGGTAGTACCTAGGTGTGCTATGGTAGTTCCAGGGTGTGTTATGGTAGTACCAGGGTGTATTATGGTAGTTCCAGGGTGTGTTATGGTAGTACCAgggtgtattatggtagtaccAGGGTGTGCTATGGTAGCACCTACGTGTGCTATGGTAGTACCAGGGTGTGCTATGGTTGTACCTACATGTGTTATGGTTGTACCTAGGTGTGCTATGGTAGTACCAGGGTGTGCTGTGGTAGCACCTACGTGTGCTATGGTAGTACCAGGGTATGTTATGATAGTACCTAGGTGGTCCAGCTGTGTCTCCCTTGGgcctgtgagggctgctcttggGCAAGCTGGGCCAGGTCTCATTGCCACGTTGTCAGCGCTGGCCTTTTCTCCCTACTGAGCGGACAGTAAGCAGTTGTTGTGGCCTGGACCAGAGCTGAACACAGGCCCTtattcctgccccagcctgaccATCAGTGAAACACCCGCCCCCACTAGCCCTCCACCCGCTCTTTCCCCGGCGATAGGACTGGCACAACCCCCTCCAGGATAGAACCAACCTGCTGACTTCCCCCGCATTCACCCACCACAGGCAGCCACAGCCTCAGTGGGATGGCAGAACAGGGGATGCTATGTTAAGCTTACTTtgtgtcccctcccccaacatttttctgaaataaCGCCGTAGTTCTCAAGCGTGAGGCGCAGCCAGGGAGAGAGCAGAAAGATGCTGGTTTGAAATGGCTCAAGTAGGCGCTAGGGGTGGCCAAGCAGAAGTGGGGGGTGGCTGCTCgagagtgaatgagagatgagagGTTCGGGGGGACAGGCCATGAAAGGCCTTGagagtgaagacaagcagcttatgtttgatgtcaTAGAGGAATGCAAAGAGGGGGTGACATGGCCAAAGCCACGGGCTAGCAGAGTGCGGCAGCATGCTGAATGAGTATGAGCAGGGCGAGTCAGCATTagtcaaggtcagagagaaggatgttgcagtagcTGACAGGCCAGATGATTGGAGCTTGAGCGAGAGTTTGAGTTGTGTGGATGGACAGGAAAGACTGAACTTTAGAGATGTtctgcagaaagaatctgcatgatgtgaggacctagagagaggcCAGATCAAAGATGACGCCCAAGTTATGGGCCTGAATgacaatcagggtggatgtgatgTCCAGAATGATGAATAAagcaggtggtggggggagggaagattaggagctctgttttagccattgAGAGGCTGATCTGACAGCTAAACATCCACAAGGATACGTggtcagagagacaggctgagaggTTAGTGTGGccagaaggagacaggtctggagcaGAGGTAGGTCTGTGCATGGTCAGCGTTGGGACGGttgttgaatttgtgtttgtgatgagattacccagaggtacagtgcagaggggaggaaaaggggacCAAGGACAGACTCTGTGGAACCCCtacagagagctggggggaagatgaggaggatgcGTTGAAGGAGTGATAAGACAGGCAAGAGGAGAACCGGGAGAGGACAGAGTCATGGAAGCCTgaggaggacaagatttcaagaagagttTGGTCAAAGGCATCTGACTGATCAAGAAGGCTGAGGCCAGAGCACTAGTTCTGAGCTTTGGTTAGGAAGAGGACATCAGAGACCTAGGCGAGGTGATTTCAATGGAGGGCCAGGATGGACACTGGCCTGGACAGGGCCCAGGGTGGAACTGGAGAAAAGGAACTCCAGACAGAGATTGTAAAGCGTGTGTTCAGTGAGCGTGGGGatgaaaaggagaagagagatgggGCAGTAGCTGGAGAGGCAAGTGGAGTCAAGGATGCGTTACTAAGATGGGAGGAACTGAAGCATGTTTGTATTGTGAGGGGAGAGGGTTAGAGGAGACTGAGGCTAAGGAGACGAATAAGGGAGGGCATGAGGGTGGACGTGCAAGAGATCAGGAGCTGGGATGGGGTCACTGGGACAAGTGGAGGGGTTAGAGGAGGACAGAAAATGGGAAACTTCTGTGTCCgtgagaggggagaaggaggagagagtgaggaggaggaggagaagacggAAGGGAAGGGAGCTGAGGGGCGGGGGAAGGTCATGGAGTATTTTGTCAATTTTCTCCTAGAAGAGATTGGTGAGATCCTGTGCAGAGAGAAGtggaggtgggagaagggagggtttCAGAAGTGAGTCAAAGATGATGAAAAGGCAACTGGGATTGTGGGAGTGCGGTTAAGTGCGGTTGGAGAAGTAGAGGCATTCGGGTAAGACTATGGAAGACCTGAAGGAGGAGAGAACACATCTGTAGGAGGATATCAGCCTGGCTGCAGGATTTCTGCCAGAGATGCTCTGCAGTGCAAGAGCAGGAACGGGGGAAACAGATGTCAGGAGTGAGCCAGGACTGGGGGTCGGCAGGGCAGACCCTACAGTGGGAGAGAGGGGTAAAAGAGTCCAACATGGAGGAGAATGAAGCATGGACATTTAATGGAACAACAGCCAtttaatggaagaaaagaaagagggtAGAGAGCAGACGAGAAGTCATCAGCTCTGATGGACTGAAGTCAAGGAAAGGCCGAGCAACAGCACGAGGGGAGGCCAATGCATGACACTGAAAGAGACCCAGTGATGGTTATACAAGGGGAACTCAGTACCAGGAGATcacagagagagcagtgcttgGTGCACAGCAGGCTGAGTGAATGGTCCGTGGGTGAGTGGGAGCACGGAACCAGGTCTGCATGTCGAATGCAAAGATGAGGGTGAGGAAACGTGCAGGTATAGGATCAGATGGGTCATCAGTTGAAGCCACTGAGGATGAGTTTGGGGATTGTGAGGCAAGGAGGAGAGAGCCAAGGGTTGAGCTCAGACAGGAAGGCTGATGGAGAGGAGCTGGGTGCACAGTAGATGACAGCAGCATGgcgggaagaggagagaggatgaAGTGCTGTTTAGAGAGGAgacagaagggggaggagggagggagggtttggAAGTGGCAGGAACAGGACAGGAGAAGcccaacacccctgccctgctctgatcttggttggggaTGTGAGAGAAGGGAAAGCCTCTGTAGGAGAAGGTGGCTGTAGGGCCAGAGTCAGACAAAAGGATCCAAGTCTCTGTGAGAGCCAAGGAAGAGAGACACAAAATGGTCATGGATGGTTGTGATCTTTTTAGCGATGCAGATACAGcacaaagaaaatgcaaaaagagCTGTGGCTGATCTTAGAAATTCCACCTTATCAAAGAAAAACTGCACACGGTGCATCAGCAAGGTAAGAGGCTGCTTTCTGACAGTCAAAGTCTTGGAAGTTTAATAGTTTCAGCTGGGACACGGCTTAGCTTGGaagaaatcatagaatctcagggttggaagggacctcaggaggtcatctagtccaaccccctgctcaaagcaggaccaatccccaactaaatcatcccagcctgggctttgtcaagctgggccttaaaaacctgtaaggaaggtgattccaccacctccctagggaacccattccagtgcttcaccaccctcctagtgaaatagtgtttcctaatatccaacctaaacctcccccactgcaacttgagaccattgctccttcttctgtcatctgccaccactgagaacagtctagatccatcctctttggaaccccctttcaggtaattgaaaacatctatcaaatcccccctcactaaCATAtagagagatatacctatctcatagagctggaagggaccttgaaggtcatTGAGTGAAGTCACCTGCCTTCACAAGCAggaacaagtactgattttgccccagatccctaaatggcgccctcaaggattgagttcacaatcctaggtttagcaggccaatgctcaaaccactgagcaatccctcccctcttctgcagactaaacaatcccagttccctcagcctctcctcatggtggggagggctagctcagtggtttgagcattggccacttaaacccagggttataaactcaatctttgaaggggccatttaggaatctggggcaaaaaatgtctggggattggtcctgcttggagcagggggttggactagatgacctcctgaggtctcttccaaccctgatattctatgataagtcatgtgctccagccccctaatcatttttgttgccctccactggattctttccaatttttccacattcttcttggtcccaaaactggatacagtactccagatgaggtctcaccaatgtcgATTAGAGAGGAATGaccacgtcccttgatctgctggcagtgctccttcttatatagcccaaaatgttgttagccttcttggcaacaagggcacactgtcgacccATATCCAGcatctcgtccactgtaacccctaggtccttttctgcagaactgctgcctagccactcggtccccagcctgtagcagtgcatgggattcttccatcctaagtgcaggactctgcacttgtccctgttgaacctcatcagatttcttttggcccaactctctaatttgtctaggtctctcagCATCCTATCACTACCCCCCAGtttatctaccactcctcccagtttagagtcatctgcaaacttgctgagggtgcagtccacaccatcctccagatcattaatgaagatattcaacaaaaccggccccaggaccaacccttggggcacccCGCttcatactggctgccaactagacatagagccattgatcattacccattgagcccgactatctagccagctttctgtccactttatagtccattcatccagcccatacttctttaacttgctggcaagaatacaaTCATCCATGTTAGGAACACAGAGATTGCCAGAGTGGATCAGAGCCAAGCTCCACctggcccagtatcctctctctgacagtgcCCAGCACTAGATGTTCCATTGTCACTAGGAGTAACTGTTATGAAACTCCTAGTTACTGGAACTTGCTGTCTTTCAGATCCTTCCAGAGGTAATGCCAGAGATTGTTCCAGGCACAGAGGAGAACAGGACCGTCTACAGGTAGGAGCTCCCGGGTGCCACAGGATGTGGCCCTAGAAATCCTGTCCAAGCCTGACCTCTGCGTTTTCACTGTGCCCCCCAGAGCTCACATCCCCAGCGCTGGCTTCTTCCACTGCTCCGAAACAGGGCTTGGCTTTGAGGTGAGCACAGCAGTGACCGTCGAGTACGAATACGGCTCCTGGGCGGAGAGTCTGAGCCCATCTGCCAGGCAGGAGTGGATGGTCGCCGGCCCCCTGTTCCACATCAGGGCCGAGCCCGACACGGTGCGAGCCGTGCACCTCCCCCACTTCGTGTGCCTTGCAGGTAGGGCAGAAACAGGGAGTCACTGGGCTAGCTGCTGGAGTCAGGGGCTGATGGTGGCTTTGAGCCACAGTCTGCagccagtggggctggggagtcCTGGAGCACTGGGGGAGTGTGAGCCCCAGGGACTCTGTGCtgtgccctctgctcccctcccagctcctgctccagctcgGCTCCACCGCAAGGGGGGACTGTGCCTGGCCCTGCTCCGAGGAGCAGGCAGCCGAGAGGAAGGCTcctggctccctctccctcctcctcctcactgtgcAGGGCCAGGCACAGTCCAGCCCGGTTTGGGTGAGGATCCCCCACCCTGACGGGAGTGTGGCTCCCCCTGTGGGGGATGGTGGGTAAATCCTCCAGCGCCTGAGGGCCAGACAAGTGCCTGTCACACGGGAGTGCAAGGACcctccggggcgggggggggggaagagatgggggagCCTGTGGCAGACCCCTGGGttctgtgtgggagggggctgggggaagacagCAGGAGGTGGTTCCATGCTCAGTCCACACCCAGCAGACAGACTGGGCTGGGGAGAAGGCCCAGAGGAGATTCAGGCCATTGTGACCCTGTTCCTGGTTCTCCCTTCCCTGGCCTTCCACCTCTCCGTTTTCCGGTCTGGATCTCGGAAGCTTCATTTCCTGCCATCACGCCCTGGGCCAGTGGTTCCCTAAGGAGGACTCTTCTGTGTGATATCCCAGAGCGTTCCCAGCTGCTTCCATGCttcctccctccagccctcctgaTCTCCCCTCGCTGGCcattccctgcctctgcccctgtgCCCAGACCCACggcttccccttctctctcctatcAGGGGGCAGCGTGacttcttttcattccctccctTTAGTTTCCTTCTCACTTTGCTTTTGTTCTCTCTCCTGTCTCTTAAGCCTCCTATGTGACCCCTTCTCTGGGTAcccttctcccagccctcaccccagggctgtccttacccatatgcaaactACACAGCTGCGtaaggcaccaggaaatttggggcaccaaatggCTGCAAATTTCTTGGTACCCTACGCAGTTGTGTGCTACTCCAGCGGCCAGTCCAatccctggctggctgagctggcCAGGAAAACTGCCCCTACTCCCgcaccacccccactccacctcttccccaaagcccctgcccctgctctgcccacatcctgcctcttcccaccccttcccctgagttaCATCCCGGGGGACTGCAGCAGAGGTCAGGCCTGTCCTGCACTCAccgggcagcaggaagtggagcgatcCAGCCCCAACCCGCTCCACTCTGCCGGCTCGTACTGTGGGGTGCTTtcccactgccccccccagaCCTTgggtgcagccccaccccccgcagAGGCTTGGGGAcgcccccctcttccctcccctcccctccccctgcagaggcctggggccagcataGAACACTACAATGTCTAAGGACCGCCCTGCCTCACCCTTTCTCCCAGTCTgttcttcctccccctccatctcgttccttcccttccctttctcctcacTCCATCCACCTCTCTGCACCCCATTCGATGGCAGGGCTGCACAGCGCCTGCGGTTGTTTATATTTGTAAGGCGTCTGGGATGGCTGTTGTGTGTTGGTGTAAGTCATTGTACAGGTGCTGCCAGCTCAGGGTGTTTCAATCTCATTCCCCTCACTATCCCATCTGCAGGCGGAAGGGATTTAGGTTCATGCCAAATCGCCCATTTTGAAGCTGGCCACATGACCCTGGAAACTCCAGCGAGAATCCATCTCTTCCATGTTGTCCTGGAAAATCCCAGCTTCTCGCAGCTCGGTGTGCTTTGGAGAAAGATGCGTTCAACCATAACGTTTATTCCCATCCATTCCCTTGTGCTGATCTACCGGGCACTCAGGGCTGCAGACATAACTCTCCACCTCTACCTGATACCCAACGACCACTCACTCAGGAAGGTAAAACAACAATCCCATTTATACGGTGTGCCCAACACCAAGATTGCTGGGACACTGCACAACCTAAGAGTGAGAATGAACCACATCGATACACCCGCACACCCAAGCACATAGTGAAACGCCAGGCAGCATGGCATCATTCAGAGAGGAGAGGGCAGAGGCCTACACGCTTACTGTCACTGAAATAGAAGACACCACAGCAACCAGGTTTTCCTGTGTTTTTAATAGTGGTACGTGATGGGCTGGGGCAGATACCCAGGGGAGAGTGTTGAGCTCCTGAGGGATGCACAGCATTAGCTAACATGAGGCATGCGGTTGGGACCCCAATggatagggcagtggttctcaaacttttgtcctggtcacctctttcccatagcaagcctctgagtgtgaccccccttataaattaaaaacactttttaatatatttaacaccattataaatgctggaggcaaagcagggtttggggtggaggctgccagctcatgaccccctgagggttcccaacccccagtttgagaactcctgggaCAGGGGTCTTACAGCACAGATACCTTATCTGTTGGGGGAGGCTCAAACAGGAAGTGAAGATCAAGAGAACTATATTGTTGGTGTGGCCACGGGGCACCATATGAAGCACTGGACAGATAGGAATAGCTCAGGGCCAGGCTTGCCATGGTGTGAGATCCACATCACTCAGCCACGTAGCGATTCCTGAAGCTAAAGGCCAGGTCCCCGCAGCACCCACTAGGAGGTGCTGTTCTCTCCAGCAACCTCATTCCCCACCCTGGGATATTCCATGTATAACTGAGCTTCCAAGCAGTGAAAAATCTTCTTTACAAAATATCACCTTGGGGCCTGGAAGAGTCCAGATTAAAATGAAAACTCTGAGCGAGGGAATGAGGGGATTAGGTTGGCTGCTAGAACTAAACATTAGCTACACTGGCTGGAACCCCATGATCACTGTAAGAACCCCAGGAACCACCCCCACATTGCCTGTAGATCCCATACCTGTTATCACTAtggaaaatacacacacattaaaagaacaaggttaaggttgcaaagtcaatcaCCCACTAATTGgagaatgccagaattaagagtGTGGTTTGCAGCCTTCTCTCTGCTCCCTTGTCTGTATGTATTGTGAGAGTCTGTCCTTGTATTTGATCGCATcctatttttaaacagaagtagAGGCCGCCATCTTTTCTGTGGTGATCAGGTTTGTCTGAGGAAACACTTCCTGAGAGTGAGGTCTGGTAGGCTGTCAAAGAGGTTCCCAGCAGGGCAATGGTGACAGCCCCATAACCTGTGTTATTTTTGACTGGTCTGGACCAGATCCCAGCAGAACATAGTGTAGTGAACATGCCTGCTTTGGCTGGGGAACGGACAAGGTGACCCAACAGGCCTTTTCCCTCCATGACTTGAGATGCTCTGAGTGCAGACAGAACTGGGTCAGGGGTTCTTGTTTGTATCTCTCAGAAATGACAATGCTTGAAATTTACAGGCCATTGAAGAAGAAGAAACGAAGTGGGAGTCAAAGCTCATTCCCAAACCTCCTCAGACCAATGCGCTGTACTTTGGATCTCAGTATGAGGTATCTGGTACATCAGAGCTAAAGATAACACCTGACGTAAGTAGGATTGTCCTCTGCTTCCACTGAGGCATCAAAACGAGCTGaacaattaattattattatgcttTAGTTGTGTGGTGGTgatgcctaggagccccagtcatgacccaggacccccttgtgccaggagctgtacaaacacagaacaaaaagatggacctgccccaaagagcatccAATCTAAGCATAAGCCAAGAGACCACAATGGACACAGCAAACAATGGGCATCGTTCACTCCTGCTCTTGGCGAAGGTGGGAGACTCTCATAAGTCATTTTATCTTTACCGCAGCAATTGGAGCTCTGCTATAGAAGCCCCGCAGACCAGCAGCCATATATTGAGCTCTACATGACGGATCTAGAGGAGGAAATCAAGCTTCACATGAAAGACAGAAAAGATGGGAAATTGGTTTGGAAGACATTTGTGAGGCCAGGTAGGATCACACGTAAGACATTGAA is part of the Chelonoidis abingdonii isolate Lonesome George chromosome 22, CheloAbing_2.0, whole genome shotgun sequence genome and harbors:
- the LOC116817859 gene encoding caspase recruitment domain-containing protein 8-like, with the translated sequence MEHGPTGSSAAPGRAQGTIFIRTITGGMGAVDVHWDDTGEDLKRKVIEENIHHGKVDDFRLVFAGKWLEDARSLRHQRLTNHCTVDLVERLRGGGDASSLSPAMQIQHKENAKRAVADLRNSTLSKKNCTRCISKILPEVMPEIVPGTEENRTVYRAHIPSAGFFHCSETGLGFEVSTAVTVEYEYGSWAESLSPSARQEWMVAGPLFHIRAEPDTVRAVHLPHFVCLAGGRDLGSCQIAHFEAGHMTLETPARIHLFHVVLENPSFSQLGVLWRKMRSTITFIPIHSLVLIYRALRAADITLHLYLIPNDHSLRKAIEEEETKWESKLIPKPPQTNALYFGSQYEVSGTSELKITPDQLELCYRSPADQQPYIELYMTDLEEEIKLHMKDRKDGKLVWKTFVRPGDVKIPAASSQTLTARGVSFVKKHREQLRRRMGVIYPILARLRDTEAMNSDEEEEVLSRQCRRKEMNEALLQLVERKGAQAQEELYQTLRDTDPYLVQDLEQSS